The Qingrenia yutianensis genome includes a window with the following:
- a CDS encoding helix-turn-helix domain-containing protein produces the protein MSIINDTRKFKQYPDVLSADQAAEILDVSKKTIYKAIKSKDIHAVKVGREYKIVKSKLIEMLVVGR, from the coding sequence ATGAGCATTATAAACGACACACGCAAATTTAAACAATATCCCGATGTTCTGTCGGCAGACCAAGCGGCTGAAATTCTTGATGTAAGCAAGAAAACAATCTATAAAGCAATCAAAAGCAAGGATATTCACGCCGTAAAGGTCGGTCGGGAATATAAGATAGTAAAATCAAAGCTGATTGAAATGCTTGTAGTAGGAAGGTAG
- a CDS encoding tyrosine-type recombinase/integrase, with translation MKTKKEVKVSGHLEAIGGVYHMKLSWIDDAGKRRRKSKSTGLAERGNKKRANDMLIDFMREQEAEIAASGDSATDILFTDYMQQWLERVKPSIQLTTYSGYRDNVCSIIIPYFKPLEFKLRDVTAQHIQDFYTEQMKRVSGKTVKRYHANIHKAFKDARRLQIIDSNPMDCVEPPKAQPFHGQAYTIEESQKILALVSDTIFEIPITMMLFYGLRREEAIGLKWSNIDFENDSILIGHTVTETRVDGHLQMIQKDLTKNNSSFRSLPLVAPIKELLDEKRKSIYECKKLFKSGYCSKYSDYVCVNEIGELIRPRTLSDNFKRIIKKNNIRNLRLYDCRHTAASIMLKNGVSMKQIQMILGHSDYATTANIYSHLDYADKVSATKEMKNILYGNE, from the coding sequence ATGAAAACGAAAAAAGAAGTTAAGGTTTCGGGACATTTGGAGGCAATCGGCGGAGTTTATCATATGAAGCTTTCGTGGATAGACGATGCCGGAAAACGCCGCCGCAAATCAAAAAGCACCGGATTGGCTGAACGAGGAAATAAAAAACGAGCAAACGATATGCTTATCGACTTTATGCGTGAACAGGAAGCTGAAATCGCCGCAAGCGGCGATTCGGCAACGGACATTCTTTTCACGGATTATATGCAACAATGGCTTGAACGCGTCAAACCGAGTATTCAGCTTACTACATACAGCGGCTATCGCGACAATGTGTGCAGCATAATTATACCGTATTTCAAGCCGCTTGAATTTAAGCTCAGAGATGTTACGGCGCAGCATATTCAGGATTTTTACACTGAGCAGATGAAGCGCGTATCGGGTAAAACGGTTAAAAGGTATCACGCAAATATACACAAAGCATTTAAAGATGCACGGCGGCTTCAAATTATTGATTCCAATCCTATGGATTGCGTTGAACCTCCGAAAGCACAGCCTTTTCACGGGCAAGCCTATACGATTGAAGAATCTCAAAAAATTCTTGCTTTGGTGAGTGACACAATTTTTGAAATTCCGATTACGATGATGCTGTTTTACGGATTACGCAGAGAAGAAGCAATCGGTCTTAAATGGTCTAACATTGATTTTGAAAATGACAGTATTCTTATCGGTCATACAGTAACCGAAACAAGAGTTGACGGACATTTGCAAATGATACAAAAAGACCTGACCAAAAACAACAGCAGCTTTAGAAGTCTGCCGCTGGTAGCACCGATTAAAGAGCTTTTGGACGAAAAAAGAAAGAGTATTTATGAGTGCAAAAAGCTTTTCAAAAGCGGTTATTGCAGCAAATACTCGGATTATGTGTGCGTTAATGAAATCGGGGAGTTGATACGACCGAGAACTCTTTCTGATAATTTTAAGAGAATTATCAAGAAAAACAATATCCGAAATTTAAGGCTTTACGATTGCAGACACACGGCAGCGAGCATAATGCTGAAAAACGGTGTAAGTATGAAACAAATTCAAATGATACTCGGTCACAGCGATTATGCAACAACGGCAAATATTTATTCTCATCTTGATTATGCGGATAAGGTTTCCGCAACAAAAGAGATGAAGAATATACTGTACGGTAACGAATAA
- a CDS encoding Mrp/NBP35 family ATP-binding protein, whose product MSECTHDCSNCGESCASRDPKSFLEKPHALSNIKKVIGVVSGKGGVGKSLITGLMSVLTSRAGYKTAILDADITGPSVPKMFNLTKRAETDDSGIYPVKTKTGIDVMSINLLLEEPTDPVVWRGPVIAGAVKQFWTDVIWGDVDYMFIDMPPGTGDVPLTVYQSIPIDGIIVVTSPQDLVSMIVGKAVKMAQMLDIPILGLVENFSYVQCPDCGKKIEAFGKSKADKAAEDLGIDTVCKLPVDTKLASACDKGMIELFEGDWLNLMLKKIVTMK is encoded by the coding sequence ATGAGCGAATGTACTCACGATTGTTCAAACTGCGGCGAAAGCTGTGCATCGCGCGACCCTAAAAGCTTTTTGGAAAAACCGCACGCGCTCAGCAATATTAAAAAAGTTATCGGTGTTGTGTCAGGCAAAGGCGGTGTCGGCAAGTCGCTTATCACGGGACTTATGTCGGTGCTCACAAGCCGTGCCGGATATAAAACCGCAATTTTGGACGCGGACATTACAGGTCCGTCGGTGCCGAAGATGTTTAATCTTACAAAGCGCGCGGAAACCGACGACAGCGGAATTTATCCCGTAAAAACAAAAACGGGAATTGACGTTATGAGCATAAACCTGCTTTTGGAGGAGCCGACCGACCCCGTTGTGTGGAGAGGTCCCGTCATTGCAGGCGCGGTTAAGCAGTTTTGGACTGACGTTATCTGGGGTGACGTTGATTATATGTTTATTGATATGCCTCCCGGAACGGGTGATGTTCCGCTTACGGTGTATCAGTCAATTCCGATTGACGGAATTATTGTTGTGACATCTCCGCAGGATTTGGTGTCTATGATTGTCGGCAAGGCGGTTAAAATGGCGCAGATGCTCGATATTCCGATTTTGGGACTGGTTGAAAATTTCAGCTATGTTCAGTGTCCCGACTGCGGTAAAAAAATCGAGGCGTTCGGCAAAAGCAAGGCTGATAAGGCGGCGGAAGACCTCGGAATTGATACGGTTTGCAAGCTTCCTGTCGACACAAAGCTTGCGTCGGCGTGTGACAAGGGTATGATTGAGCTTTTCGAGGGCGACTGGCTTAATTTGATGCTGAAAAAGATTGTTACAATGAAGTAA
- the ung gene encoding uracil-DNA glycosylase has protein sequence MVNFGNDWDEVLKGEFDKEYYIKLRSFLKNEYATKTVYPSMYDIFNALKWTPYKDTKIVIIGQDPYHGVNQAHGLAFSVKKGIAIPPSLVNIYKELNRSLGCYIPNNGYLEKWARQGVLLLNASLTVIKDRANSHSAIGWEIFTDDVIRCLNERTEPVIFLLWGSFAAKKAAFIDKKRHYVLTAPHPSPLSAHRGFLGCNHFKTANEILVKNGKEPIDWQIENI, from the coding sequence GTGGTTAATTTCGGCAATGACTGGGACGAGGTATTAAAAGGCGAATTTGACAAAGAATATTATATAAAACTGCGTTCGTTTCTCAAAAACGAATATGCAACAAAAACGGTTTATCCGTCAATGTACGACATTTTTAACGCGCTCAAATGGACGCCGTACAAAGATACGAAAATCGTCATAATAGGACAGGACCCGTATCACGGCGTAAATCAGGCGCACGGGCTTGCTTTTTCGGTGAAAAAGGGCATTGCAATTCCGCCGTCGCTGGTGAATATTTATAAGGAATTAAACCGCAGTTTGGGGTGCTATATCCCTAACAACGGCTATTTGGAAAAGTGGGCGCGTCAGGGCGTTTTATTGCTCAATGCGTCGCTCACGGTTATAAAAGACAGGGCAAACTCACACTCGGCGATTGGGTGGGAGATTTTCACCGACGACGTTATACGCTGTTTAAACGAGCGCACCGAGCCTGTTATATTTCTTTTGTGGGGTAGTTTTGCGGCAAAAAAGGCGGCGTTTATAGATAAAAAAAGGCACTATGTGCTCACCGCGCCGCACCCGAGTCCGCTCTCGGCTCACCGCGGATTTTTGGGCTGCAATCATTTTAAAACTGCAAATGAAATTCTTGTAAAAAACGGAAAAGAGCCGATTGACTGGCAGATAGAAAATATTTAA
- the typA gene encoding translational GTPase TypA, with translation MSKREDLRNIAIIAHVDHGKTTLVDAMLKQGGVFRENQHVDERVMDNNDLEKERGITILSKNTSLMYNGVKINIVDTPGHADFGGEVERVLKMVDGVLVLVDAFEGCMPQTRFVLKKALALNLKPIIVINKIDRPNARPYEVVDEVLELFLELDATEEQFNSPVVFASARDGYATRHPEKHDGSMKPLFDMILENVNPPEGDEDAPLQFLISNIDYDDYVGTMALGRVERGVIKVGQSTTLCSKDGTTRNVKVGKIYQFQGLNRVEVTEAKVGDIVNVSGLGKINIGETLCDANCIEPLPFVEIDEPTLSMTFSVNNSPFAGQDGEFVTSRHLRDRLFKEMETNVSLKVEETDSADAFKVSGRGELHLSVLIETMRRQGYEFQVSRPVVINKKIDGKMMEPIELLMIDVPEDCVGVVIDKLAERKAQMVNMTGGNGGYTRLEFKIPSRGIIGYRSILMTDTRGNGVMNHVLSGYEEYKGDIPARQRGSLVAFETGESVTYGLFNAQDRGTMFIGPGEQVYSGMIVGENSRVDDVEVNVCKKKHVTNMRASGSDEALRLVPHTVLSLEQCIEFIADDELLEVTPKHLRLRKKILDKTLRAKARSKN, from the coding sequence ATGAGCAAAAGAGAAGATTTGAGAAATATTGCTATTATCGCGCACGTTGACCACGGCAAAACAACGCTGGTTGACGCTATGCTCAAACAGGGCGGCGTGTTCAGAGAAAATCAGCACGTTGACGAGCGCGTTATGGATAACAACGACCTCGAAAAAGAAAGAGGAATTACAATTTTGTCGAAAAACACTTCGCTTATGTATAACGGAGTGAAAATCAACATTGTTGACACACCGGGACACGCGGACTTCGGCGGTGAGGTTGAGCGTGTTCTTAAAATGGTTGACGGCGTTTTGGTGCTTGTAGACGCGTTCGAGGGCTGTATGCCCCAGACGAGGTTTGTGCTTAAAAAAGCGCTTGCGCTCAACTTAAAGCCGATTATCGTTATAAACAAAATCGACCGTCCGAATGCGCGCCCGTATGAAGTTGTGGACGAGGTGCTGGAGCTGTTTTTGGAGCTTGACGCTACCGAGGAGCAGTTTAATTCACCTGTTGTTTTTGCGTCAGCGCGTGACGGATATGCAACGCGCCACCCCGAAAAGCACGACGGCAGTATGAAACCGCTTTTCGATATGATTTTGGAAAATGTAAATCCGCCCGAGGGCGACGAGGACGCACCTTTGCAGTTCCTTATTTCAAACATCGACTACGACGATTATGTCGGCACAATGGCGCTCGGCAGGGTTGAACGCGGTGTTATAAAAGTGGGACAGTCCACAACGCTTTGCTCAAAGGACGGCACAACAAGAAATGTTAAAGTCGGAAAAATTTATCAGTTCCAGGGCTTAAACAGAGTTGAGGTAACCGAGGCGAAGGTCGGCGACATTGTCAACGTTTCGGGACTCGGCAAAATAAACATCGGCGAAACGCTTTGCGACGCAAACTGCATTGAACCGCTTCCGTTCGTTGAAATAGACGAGCCTACGCTTTCGATGACGTTCAGCGTTAACAACAGTCCGTTTGCAGGCCAGGACGGCGAATTTGTAACGTCAAGACATCTGCGCGACAGACTTTTTAAAGAAATGGAAACAAATGTAAGCTTAAAGGTTGAAGAAACCGACTCCGCCGACGCGTTTAAGGTATCGGGAAGGGGAGAACTTCACCTTTCGGTGCTTATCGAAACAATGCGCCGTCAGGGTTATGAATTCCAGGTTTCGCGCCCTGTTGTTATCAACAAAAAAATAGACGGCAAAATGATGGAGCCGATTGAGCTTCTTATGATAGACGTTCCCGAGGACTGCGTCGGAGTGGTTATAGACAAGCTTGCCGAGAGAAAAGCGCAGATGGTTAATATGACGGGCGGGAACGGCGGTTATACAAGGCTGGAGTTTAAAATTCCGTCGAGAGGAATTATCGGCTACCGTTCAATTCTTATGACCGATACGCGCGGAAACGGCGTTATGAACCACGTTCTTTCGGGTTATGAGGAATACAAGGGCGACATTCCGGCACGTCAGCGCGGTTCGCTTGTTGCGTTTGAAACGGGCGAAAGCGTAACCTACGGACTTTTCAACGCGCAGGACAGAGGCACTATGTTTATAGGACCGGGCGAACAGGTTTACTCGGGTATGATTGTGGGCGAAAACTCGCGTGTTGACGACGTTGAGGTTAACGTCTGCAAGAAAAAACACGTTACAAATATGCGTGCGTCGGGTTCGGACGAGGCTTTAAGACTTGTTCCGCACACAGTTTTGTCGCTTGAACAATGCATTGAATTTATCGCGGACGATGAGCTTTTGGAGGTTACTCCCAAGCATTTGAGATTGAGAAAGAAAATTCTTGACAAAACGCTCCGCGCAAAGGCAAGGAGCAAAAACTAA
- a CDS encoding glucose-6-phosphate isomerase, whose translation MIKLNYSKASEFINDDEIKNMKTAVLSAQNTLDEKNGAGCDYLGWTTLPANYDINEFERIKKAAAKIRENSDVLVVIGIGGSYLGAKAALDMLTNSFYNLLDKNDRKAPQILFAGNSISSNYLHDLVNLVKDKDISVNVISKSGTTTEPALAFRIFKELLEKKYGKDGARERIFATTDKAKGTLKSLSDTEGYETFVIPDDVGGRFSVLTPVGLLPIAVAGIDIDAMMQGAKDAMEEYKKPYEENDCLKYAALRNILLRKGKTTEIMVNYEPCMQYFSEWWKQLFGESEGKDGKGIFPASVNFSTDLHSMGQYIQDGARIIFETVLKVDEPTNDIIIDEVDGNIDGLNFLAGKGVNYVNSKAFEGTLLAHTDGNVPNIVINIPKIDAYHFGNLVYFFEKACGVSGYILGVNPFNQPGVEAYKKNMFALLGKPGYEDMKADLEKRL comes from the coding sequence ATGATAAAACTCAACTATTCAAAAGCGTCTGAATTTATAAATGACGACGAAATTAAGAATATGAAAACCGCGGTTTTAAGCGCGCAGAACACTCTTGATGAGAAAAACGGCGCAGGATGTGATTATTTGGGCTGGACGACACTTCCTGCAAATTATGACATAAACGAATTTGAAAGAATTAAAAAAGCGGCGGCTAAAATAAGAGAAAACTCCGACGTTTTGGTTGTTATCGGTATCGGCGGTTCATACCTCGGCGCAAAAGCGGCGCTCGATATGCTCACCAATTCGTTTTACAACCTTTTGGACAAAAACGACAGAAAAGCTCCGCAAATTCTTTTTGCCGGCAACAGCATAAGCTCGAATTATCTTCACGATTTGGTAAATCTCGTTAAAGACAAAGACATCAGCGTTAACGTTATTTCGAAATCGGGAACGACAACCGAGCCGGCGCTTGCTTTCAGAATTTTTAAAGAGCTTTTGGAGAAGAAATACGGCAAGGACGGTGCAAGAGAAAGGATTTTTGCGACAACCGACAAGGCTAAAGGAACTCTTAAATCGCTTTCCGACACGGAGGGTTACGAAACTTTTGTTATCCCCGACGACGTTGGCGGAAGATTTTCGGTTTTAACTCCCGTCGGACTTTTGCCGATTGCGGTTGCGGGCATTGACATTGACGCTATGATGCAGGGTGCAAAGGACGCTATGGAGGAATACAAAAAGCCGTACGAAGAAAACGACTGCTTAAAATATGCGGCACTGCGAAACATTCTTCTCCGCAAAGGCAAAACGACCGAAATTATGGTTAACTATGAGCCTTGTATGCAGTATTTTTCGGAGTGGTGGAAACAGCTTTTCGGCGAGAGCGAGGGCAAAGACGGCAAAGGTATTTTCCCGGCGTCGGTTAACTTCTCGACCGACCTCCATTCAATGGGACAGTATATTCAGGACGGCGCAAGAATTATTTTTGAAACCGTTTTGAAGGTTGACGAGCCGACGAACGATATTATTATCGATGAGGTTGACGGCAATATTGACGGACTTAACTTTCTTGCGGGAAAAGGCGTAAACTATGTTAACAGCAAAGCTTTTGAGGGTACTCTCCTTGCGCACACCGACGGAAATGTTCCCAACATTGTTATAAATATCCCCAAAATCGACGCTTATCACTTCGGCAATTTGGTTTACTTCTTTGAAAAAGCGTGCGGTGTTTCGGGATATATTCTCGGTGTAAATCCGTTCAATCAGCCTGGCGTTGAGGCATACAAAAAGAATATGTTTGCACTCCTCGGCAAACCCGGATACGAAGATATGAAAGCCGATTTGGAAAAAAGATTATAA